GGAACTGCACGACGAACTACGGCGTCGCGGTGAGAACATCGGCCTGACCACCGTCTACCGCACGCTGCAGTCGATGGCCGCGGCGGGCATGGTCGACACCCTGCGCACCGACACCGGCGAGTCGGTCTATCGCCGGTGCTCCGAACATCACCACCACCATCTGGTGTGCCGCAGCTGCGGCTCCACCATCGAAGTCGGCGACCACGAGGTCGAGGCGTGG
This genomic stretch from Mycobacterium paragordonae harbors:
- a CDS encoding Fur family transcriptional regulator — protein: MTSSEGTTVRSTRQRAAISTLLETLDEFRSAQELHDELRRRGENIGLTTVYRTLQSMAAAGMVDTLRTDTGESVYRRCSEHHHHHLVCRSCGSTIEVGDHEVEAWAAEVAAKYGYSEVSHTIEIFGTCADCR